TCCACACTCGAGATGACTTCTTAACTCATCTGCCAGACGAACTCATTGACCAAGTGTCAAGATTAGAACCGTACAGTAGCGGCTACTGTATTTACCGAGGAGATTTCCAACCATCCGAAATAGATTCTGATCAGGCCGCTGGGAGGCTTTTCACGTACAAAGCAACGGGTGAACTCTACAGCCTTCTGAGTGATCATCCTCGAGATATCCGTACACCAGAGGTCTGTACTGGTTTAGAGGTTGAAGTGACACCTAGCGTTAACGGTGTGGATATATTAAAGGATGACCTCTCCACCGACCAGATCCTTTGTTATCCTCTCGAGGGGCATGTCTCACAAATTCAGAACCAGTACTCGCTCGGCTCATTTGGCTTCATCTATCCACTTCTTTACTCAGAGGGGGAAGCAGCAGTGGCATTTGGCCATGACGCCCTATATCTCCATTGTCGTGTCCAAGACAGAATACAGGAAGAGTCGAGTACGTTCGATGAGGTGCTCGATTTTTGAAGTCGCCACCGACCGTTGGACAACGAGACGAACTTGTTCACGTTAGTGCGTTGAATGAGTTCGTATACTGTCCACGCCGGTTCTATTACCAGCGATACCACGACGAGATTGGTACTCCGTACGAACTCGTTGATGGTCGATCGAAACACCAGAATCAATCGAGCAGAGGAGGATGGATCACTGAACGATACTTCAGAGCTGACGAGCTCAAGCTACACGGTAAAATCGACCTGATAGAATCGGGAGATGAAGTTTTTACTCCAGTTGAGCGGAAGCGTTCGGAAAGTGGGCAATACTACCCGAGCGACGAAGTGCAACTCACCGGCTACTGTATGTTACTTGAAGCCGCACTCAACGAGCCAGTGAATGTCGGTTATATCTATCTGTACTCGACTGATACCCGACACGCGA
This is a stretch of genomic DNA from Natronolimnobius sp. AArcel1. It encodes these proteins:
- the cas4 gene encoding CRISPR-associated protein Cas4 translates to MKSPPTVGQRDELVHVSALNEFVYCPRRFYYQRYHDEIGTPYELVDGRSKHQNQSSRGGWITERYFRADELKLHGKIDLIESGDEVFTPVERKRSESGQYYPSDEVQLTGYCMLLEAALNEPVNVGYIYLYSTDTRHAIRITKQHRETVHKIVSKILEMTVDNQPPFTDNPKKCEACSAREYCMPEETARLEPEKAAGTGWEDQI